The Pseudomonas sp. DG56-2 genome contains a region encoding:
- a CDS encoding BON domain-containing protein yields the protein MKKFAIAAATATALTLTMANAAFAQQTAQAPMTLAAGEMTKATEAGSDTWITTKVKADLMTEKGVPGTDIKVETNKGVVSLSSDVAVTASQKEMAVAIAKKIKGVQAVSADGLKAE from the coding sequence ATGAAGAAGTTCGCTATTGCTGCCGCTACTGCCACCGCTCTGACGCTGACCATGGCCAACGCGGCGTTTGCCCAACAAACCGCCCAGGCTCCGATGACCCTTGCTGCCGGTGAAATGACCAAGGCAACTGAAGCGGGTTCTGACACCTGGATCACCACCAAGGTCAAAGCTGATCTGATGACTGAAAAAGGCGTACCAGGCACCGATATCAAGGTTGAGACCAACAAAGGCGTTGTCTCCCTCTCTTCGGACGTAGCTGTCACTGCTTCGCAGAAAGAAATGGCGGTAGCAATCGCCAAGAAAATCAAAGGTGTTCAAGCCGTTTCGGCTGACGGCCTGAAAGCCGAGTAA